In one window of Helianthus annuus cultivar XRQ/B chromosome 17, HanXRQr2.0-SUNRISE, whole genome shotgun sequence DNA:
- the LOC110920858 gene encoding uncharacterized protein LOC110920858 yields MQTWIKLFMPLLLFFYPRCNKHCPSSFSPPPTSPTTPPPPHHRPPILLLHTADLLLPLCRPPLLLYTTGHPSSSSSSSFTPPTSSSLSADHPSSSFLCGYSENVGDHVTYPIRILQDLNLEFDDMNTEYKKGSV; encoded by the exons ATGCAGACATGGATCAAGCTCTTCATGCCTCTTCTCCTCTTTTTTTATCCCAGATGCAACAAACACTGCCCTAGTTCCTTCTCCCCTCCTCCTACGTCGCCGACCACCCCTCCTCCTCCACACCACCGGCCACCCATCCTCCTCCTCCACACCGCCGACCTCCTCCTTCCTCTCTGCCGGCCACCCCTCCTCCTCTACACCACCGGCCacccctcctcctcctcctcctcctccttcacACCGCCGACCTCCTCCTCCCTCTCTGCCGACCACCCCTCCTCCTCCTTCCTCTGCGGTTACTCGGAGAACGTTGGAGATCATGTTACTTATCCAATCAG GATCTTGCAAGATCTCAATCTTGAGTTTGATGATATGAATACAGAGTATAAAAAAGGTTCTGTCTAG